In the Colletotrichum higginsianum IMI 349063 chromosome 7 map unlocalized unitig_7, whole genome shotgun sequence genome, one interval contains:
- a CDS encoding Involucrin repeat protein — MTKDKKLGRMSTTSTEKRRSFIPGGGTNSSSSGGGVGSKDNISGGGNNAGSSSNKSSSQGGSSTHVLHTSNPRTGSAANIIAPPPRAHHAPASSSASPNPEDPASVPSSSSKDVKDKDSRQREASGGTSAAIGNISNSSTSKDKDARIAHLERELEIMEHEFTRELDKLSQNESETAVFWQAKHSDLNQQFLRADADLRLLRQEAEACDADRDALRREAAELRAQVRGLKEFVSTSTRTSGQTSDEVFCDGMMRLSNGLQNWVIVNFRKAKLDIAAAGEDIREELDRLVPMYADLEPSAKVHMLQSVVSCVLVETIFDSYFFGLPREQAEQLKAVERTLSSYVDSPEAINNWRSTTLALLHREAEAKMRAETSAATDRVVARVNRVLDALVSDAPPATEARDAALRALVTSAADLARQLAVQKAVFRVFVPAIVPHQRTRFDPATMEDIGGEDEDELARRDIACVTFPGVIKRGDESGGHMQYQNVIAKARVLCSPE; from the exons ATGACGAAAGATAAGAAGCTCGGTCGCATGTCCACGACATCGACGGAGAAGCGCCGCTCCTtcatccccggcggcggcaccaacagcagcagcagcggcggcggtgttggcAGTAAGGACAACAttagcggcggcggcaacaacgCCGGTTCTTCCTCGAATAAGTCGTCATCGCAAGGCGGCTCCAGCACCCACGTCCTCCACACGTCGAACCCGCGCACCGGCAGCGCCGCGAACATCATCGCCCCGCCTCCCCGCGCCCACCACGCCCCCGCGAGCTCCTCCGCGAGTCCTAACCCCGAAGACCCGGCCTCGGTGCCATCCAGCAGTAGTAAAGATGTCAAAGACAAGGACTCGAGGCAGAGGGAGGCCTCCGGTGgcacctccgccgccatAGGCAACATATccaacagcagcaccagcaaggacaaggacgcTCGGATAGCGCACCTGGAGCGGGAGCTCGAGATCATGGAGCATGAGTTCACGCGCGAGCTCGATAAGCTCTCGCAGAACGAGAGCGAGACGGCTGTCTTCTGGCAGGCCAAGCACAGCGACCTGAACCAGCAATTCCTacgcgccgacgccgatcTGCGCCTGCTCCGCCAGGAGGCTGAGGCCTGCGACGCCGACCGCGACGCCCTCcgccgcgaggccgccgagctgcgGGCCCAGGTCCGCGGGCTCAAGGAGTTTGTCAGCACGAGCACGCGCACCAGCGGGCAGACGTCGGACGAGGTCTTTTGCGACGGCATGATGCGGCTGAGCAACGGGTTGCAGAACTGGGTCATTGTCAACTTCCGAAAGGCCAAGCTGG ACATCGCTGCTGCGGGCGAAGATATCCGCGAGGAGCTTGACCGGCTGGTGCCCATGtacgccgacctcgagccCTCGGCCAAGGTCCACATGCTGCAGTCCGTCGTCTCGTGCGTGCTCGTCGAGACGATCTTTGACTCGTACTTTTTTGGTTTGCCGAGAGAGCAGGCCGAACAGCTCAAAGCAGTGGAACGGACCCTCTCCAGCTACG TGGACTCCCccgaggccatcaacaactggcgctcgacgacgctcgccctcctccaccgcgaggccgaggccaagatgCGGGCCgagacgtcggcggcgacggaccgcgtcgtcgcccgcgttaaccgcgtcctcgacgccctcgtctcGGACGCTCCCCCCGCCACGGAagcccgcgacgccgccctccgcgccctcgtcacctccgccgccgacctcgcccgccagcTCGCCGTGCAAAAGGCCGTCTTCCGCGTCTTCGTCCCGGCCATCGTGCCCCACCAGCGCACCCGTTTCGACCCAGCCACCATGGAGGACattggcggcgaggacgaggacgagctggcGCGCCGTGACATCGCCTGCGTCACCTTCCCCGGCGTCATCAagcgcggcgacgagagcgGCGGGCACATGCAGTATCAGAATGTCATTGCTAAGGCTAGGGTATTATGTAGTCCCGAATAA